The Lycium barbarum isolate Lr01 chromosome 9, ASM1917538v2, whole genome shotgun sequence genome has a segment encoding these proteins:
- the LOC132612198 gene encoding MYB-like transcription factor 4, translating into MIHVRNCLITSRSKFSFFIVLKYIYNYIFTYTLQKELVLFKSCPLLMLYHKHQIYLHHCLGKSMGRKPCCSKEGLKKGAWTTNEDMILTEYVKEHGEGTGWRSLPKKAGLLRCGKSCRLRWVNYLKPGLKRGSFTPEEEDLIVRLYTLLGSRWSLIAGRIPGRTDNDIKNYWNTHLLKKLKAQGNEPRRQSLASHSRRRTKEKANASSQTYNKNDDEKKKRRKKKKGKITENGSNIEEREQIAKKTEEQWHTQDSVQAVAANNHNFTSSSSSQDVTSSAASTSEVNLEENDNIGIYEKFQVIDELLLDDNCLLSLNQCTEFNTESQMMLNEIYQEYFQLVSENSYHIK; encoded by the exons ATGATCCATGTGAGAAATTGTTTAATCACTTCTAGATCTAAGTTCAGCTTCTTCATTGTACTTAAATACATATACAACTATATATTCACATACACTCTTCAAAAGGAGCTTGTATTATTTAAAAGTTGTCCCTTGCTTATGCTTTATCATAAACACCAAATATATCTTCATCATTGTCTCGGAAAATCAATGGGAAGAAAACCATGTTGTTCTAAAGAAGGTTTGAAGAAAGGTGCATGGACTACAAACGAGGATATGATTCTTACTGAATATGTCAAGGAACATGGAGAAGGCACTGGATGGAGATCTCTTCCTAAGAAAGCTG GGCTACTCAGATGTGGAAAGAGTTGCAGATTAAGATGGGTGAACTATCTTAAGCCAGGGCTCAAGAGAGGTAGCTTTACACCTGAAGAAGAAGATCTTATTGTTCGACTTTATACTCTTTTGGGTAGTCGGTGGTCCCTTATTGCTGGAAGAATACCTGGTAGAACAGACAATGACATCAAGAATTATTGGAACACACATCTTCTCAAGAAACTCAAAGCTCAAGGAAATGAGCCAAGAAGACAATCTCTTGCAAGCCACAGTAGAAGAAGAACTAAGGAGAAAGCAAATGCCTCTTCCCAAACTTACAATAAAAATGACGAtgaaaagaagaagaggaggaagaagaagaagggaaaaATTACAGAAAATGGTAGTAACATTGAAGAGAGAGAACAAATAGCTAAGAAGACAGAAGAGCAGTGGCATACGCAGGATTCTGTGCAAGCAGTGGCAGCTAATAATCACAATTTTACAA GTTCTTCTAGTAGTCAAGATGTAACAAGCAGTGCAGCCTCTACTAGTGAAGTAAATCTTGAAGAAAATGACAACATTGGAATTTATGAGAAATTTCAGGTGATAGATGAATTACTCCTGGATGATAATTGCCTTCTTTCACTTAATCAATGCACAGAGTTCAATACTGAAAGCCAGATGATGTTGAACGAGATTTATCAAGAGTATTTTCAGCTTGTTTCCGAAAATTCATATCATATTAAATAA